A region from the Alnus glutinosa chromosome 5, dhAlnGlut1.1, whole genome shotgun sequence genome encodes:
- the LOC133869936 gene encoding cysteine-rich receptor-like protein kinase 44, whose amino-acid sequence MASFPVSGALLHFTLICLSIQLAAPYEYLFTFCSNTNTFTPNSTFQSNLAQLLSSLSSNARLEGGFYNNTVGQNTADAVYGLFLCRGDLDVQDCLDCVAGEIQDLSLQYCVKGKQAVIWYEECMVRYSDQYFFSTMNTQPSRVQSSIDNISDPDRFIQLLMAMMNGLVSRVTNVGIGAKKFATKEANFSGSQILYTLEQCTPDLSSSDCSKCIQEGITLMQKCCSGYQGVRVMFPSCRIRYEMYQFYTMTNASTSPAPMPAILRPPSRSSQSSGKRSILLLAIIPIVALISASAVLFIMIYYFLCRRAKKEYNAMHKENGSLKFDFATIEAATAKFSDDNKLGAGGFGEVYKGTLPNEQEVAVKRLSKRSRQGEGEFKNEIELVAKLQHKNLVRLLGYCIEGEEKILVYEFVPNKSLDYFLYDPQRQGQLDWSKRYKIIKGIARGILYLHEDSRLRIIHRDLKCSNVLLDGDMNPKISDFGLAKLFEIDQTQGHTRRIAGTRGYMPPEYAIRGQFSIKSDVYSFGVLILEILSGNKINFFYQSDGGGHLLSYAWKQWRDGTPLELLDPNLRDSYSTKEFIKCLQIGLLCVQEDPARRPTIASIFLMLNMSRSVTCPLPQQPAYCSGTHQNMPLESVNETPMTDVSPR is encoded by the exons ATGGCTTCCTTCCCAGTCTCCGGCGCCCTCCTGCACTTTACCTTGATCTGCCTGAGCATACAATTAGCTGCCCCATATGAATATTTGTTCACTTTCTGTTCCAATACAAACACTTTCACTCCCAACAGCACCTTCCAGTCCAATCTCGCTCAACTCCTCTCTTCCCTTTCATCCAACGCCAGACTTGAAGGTGGTTTCTACAACAACACTGTCGGCCAAAACACCGCCGACGCTGTCTACGGCCTCTTCCTCTGCCGTGGTGACCTCGACGTCCAAGACTGCCTAGATTGCGTGGCAGGTGAAATCCAAGATCTGAGTCTGCAGTACTGCGTTAAAGGAAAACAGGCCGTGATCTGGTACGAGGAGTGCATGGTACGCTACTCAGACCAATATTTCTTCTCCACCATGAACACGCAGCCTAGCCGTGTCCAATCGAGTATAGACAATATTTCTGATCCAGATCGCTTTATCCAGTTACTGATGGCAATGATGAATGGCTTGGTAAGCCGGGTTACAAATGTTGGAATCGGTGCCAAAAAGTTTGCAACAAAAGAAGCAAATTTTAGTGGGTCTCAAATACTCTACACCCTTGAGCAGTGCACGCCTGACTTATCCAGCTCTGATTGCAGTAAGTGTATACAGGAAGGGATAACGTTAATGCAGAAATGTTGTAGTGGATACCAAGGGGTGAGAGTTATGTTTCCTAGCTGTAGAATCAGGTATGAAATGTACCAGTTTTACACAATGACTAATGCATCGACGTCACCAGCGCCTATGCCAGCAATTCTTCGTCCGCCTTCGCGTTCGTCGCAGAGTTCGG GGAAAAGATCAATCTTATTGCTCGCAATTATTCCTATTGTTGCTCTGATTTCTGCCTCTGCGGTTCTCTTCATTATGATCTACTACTTCCTTTGTAGGAGAGCCAAAAAAGAGTACAATGCTATGCATAAAGAAAATg GGTCCTTGAAATTTGATTTTGCTACAATTGAAGCTGCCACCGCCAAGTTCTCAGATGACAACAAGCTAGGTGCAGGTGGATTTGGTGAGGTTTACAAG GGTACACTCCCTAATGAACAAGAAGTAGCTGTGAAAAGGCTATCAAAAAGGTCCAGACAAGGTGAAGGAGAATTTAAAAACGAGATTGAATTGGTTGCCAAGCTTCAACATAAAAATCTTGTAAGGTTATTGGGATATTGCatagaaggagaagaaaagatacTTGTTTATGAATTTGTGCCCAACAAAAGCCTTGACTACTTTCTATATG ACCCTCAAAGACAAGGACAACTAGATTGGTCAAAACGttacaaaattattaaaggGATTGCTCGAGGAATTCTTTATCTTCATGAGGATTCTCGACTAAGAATTATACATCGTGATCTTAAATGCAGCAATGTTTTGTTAGATGGGGATATGAATCCAAAAATCTCAGATTTTGGCTTGGCGAAGCTTTTTGAAATTGATCAAACTCAAGGACATACTCGTAGGATTGCCGGAACACG TGGTTATATGCCTCCAGAATATGCAATACGCGGACAATTCTCTATAAAGTCCGATGTGTATAGTTTTGGTGTCCTAATTCTAGAGATTTTAAGTGGCAACaagattaattttttctatCAATCAGATGGTGGTGGACACCTTTTAAGCTAT GCTTGGAAGCAGTGGAGGGATGGAACGCCCTTAGAATTGTTGGATCCAAATTTGAGAGATTCTTACTCGACAAAAGAATTCATCAAATGCCTCCAAATTGGCTTACTATGTGTTCAGGAGGATCCAGCTAGGAGGCCAACAATAGCATCCATATTTCTTATGCTAAACATGTCACGATCGGTTACTTGTCCATTACCTCAACAACCAGCATATTGTAGTGGAACACATCAAAACATGCCTTTAGAGTCTGTTAATGAAACGCCAATGACTGATGTATCCCCTCGATAG